Proteins encoded by one window of Dermochelys coriacea isolate rDerCor1 chromosome 13, rDerCor1.pri.v4, whole genome shotgun sequence:
- the LOC119841611 gene encoding LOW QUALITY PROTEIN: olfactory receptor 11G2-like (The sequence of the model RefSeq protein was modified relative to this genomic sequence to represent the inferred CDS: substituted 1 base at 1 genomic stop codon) produces the protein MNMTNNTIPVTKFILLGFPSLGWLSRTFLGVLLSLAYARTLAGNLCIVWAVLRDPHLQCLPIYILLGNFTWLEICYITTTLPRMLSDLVSPTAPISFQACFVQFXFFFSMGATECLFLLAMALDRYLAICHPLPYPILISHQLCWALVASCWLCGFLWFVVPIVLISQLSFCGSNTLNHFLCDPAPLLAASCTPASWTEQACYALSSLIIFVTILFILASYGLVIRAVLWLHAGAGQHKAFSTCTSHLAMVGLFYGSAMVTYVNPAASGSSGKVVTLFYTVGTPLLNPLIYNLRNKEMKEAERRTLLGKR, from the coding sequence TCCTGCTGGGTTTCCCCTCCCTGGGCTGGCTGAGTCGCACCTTCCTCGGTGTCCTTCTCTCCTTGGCCTATGCTAGGACGCTGGCAGGAAACCTGTGCATTGTGTGGGCTGTGCTGCGGGATCCCCACCTCCAATGCCTGCCCATATACATCTTGCTGGGGAACTTCACCTGGCTGGAGATCTGCTACATCACGACCACGCTGCCACGGATGCTTTCTGACCTAGTGTCCCCCACCGCCCCCATCTCCTTCCAGGCCTGCTTTGTGCAGTTTTAATTCTTCTTTTCCATGGGGGCCACCGAGTGCCTCTTCCTCTTGGCCATGGCCTTGGATAGGTACCTGGCCAtctgccaccccctgccctaccccatcCTCATATCCCACCAGCTCTGCTGGGCCCTggtggcctcctgctggctcTGTGGCTTCCTTTGGTTTGTAGTGCCCATCGTCCTCATCTCTCAGCTCTCCTTCTGTGGTTCCAACACCCTGAATCATTTTCTCTGTGACCCAGCCCCGTTGCTGGCTGCCTCCTGTACCCCAGCTTCCTGGACTGAACAGGCCTGCtatgccctgagctccctcatcATCTTTGTCACCATCCTCTTCATCTTGGCCTCCTATGGGCTAGTCATCAGGGCTGTGCTGTGGCTGCACGCAGGGGCCGGGCAGCACAAGGCCTTCTCCACCTGCACCTCGCACCTGGCCATGGTGGGCCTGTTCTATGGCTCTGCCATGGTCACCTATGTCAACCCGGCTGCCTCAGGGAGCAGCGGGAAAGTGGTGACTCTCTTCTACACAGTGGGGACCCCGCTGCTCAACCCACTGATCTACAACTTGAGGAACAAGGAGATGAAGGAGGCTGAGAGGAGGACCCTGCTGGGGAAGCGGTAA